One part of the Micrococcus sp. 2A genome encodes these proteins:
- a CDS encoding ComEC/Rec2 family competence protein → MRAGAVPGPLDGRWVPALLLCLALGNVLPSRPAHEAVLASGACGLLALCGAAALVVGGRSAGARRTDRPRRGVATAVVLAGVAGALMAQHVALHQSARERVGWDDAVTAEEAVRVEVVLDAPPQATGSPFGPRWGAPATATRFGHPSRAFERPEAVRLTGEGEPPLGLGTADGGVAAGGKACVVAAPRREGDTVFLTARAAPIPGPCPAQGGAALPPDVAGPSGREVLRSAFRAAASPLIGTAPQLIPGLVLGDRTAQSPELGDAMKDAGLSHLSAVSGANCALLLGTVAVVLRSLRVHRHAVVAAALATLGVFVVVVGPEPSVLRAAVMGGLGALALFLGRGRQAFSLLAVGGTGLLVVAPTLATEVAFHLSLAATAGIVLVAAPADRWLHPRMARVLPDSAARWLSASLSVTVAAHLACQPILLAMTGTVSAYAVLTNIVAAPAVAPVTVLGTLAAALVLPAPPIAAALVWIAQWPAAAIGWTATTAATLPGALRPWPGGGLGFALGALLTVATLAGFRAVLVLERESPPRVRRVGRSAPDRVRRVSAAAVLTAALIAAATGGVGAVLTPRPAGDVPAGWVAAFCDVGQGDMTVLRTGVDSALAVDVGPDPDAARRCLADLRVERVDAVLLTHLHADHAGGLAGLTGPLAPGAVHYATRSAGSSPLGDPAAGTPLERGRSRASTGEDPAMPPPSGATPLHTGQEGESGSVRWSVLLADRAAPEENDASAQLLLTVRGAVGPLTVLVTGDMEQAASAAWAAGLRSDAPPPPSADVLKVAHHGARNGGTDVPAAVRARLQVVSVGAENTYGHPHPATVAALERLGPVARTDRHGTLALTLESGSDGDPGIAVHTVRPPAVPVSTP, encoded by the coding sequence GTGAGGGCCGGCGCCGTCCCCGGACCGCTGGACGGCCGATGGGTTCCGGCGCTGCTGCTGTGCCTGGCCCTCGGGAACGTGCTCCCGAGCCGGCCCGCGCACGAGGCCGTCCTCGCGTCCGGGGCGTGTGGGCTCCTCGCCCTGTGCGGGGCCGCCGCGCTGGTCGTGGGCGGCCGATCCGCCGGAGCACGACGCACCGACCGCCCTCGGCGAGGCGTGGCCACCGCCGTCGTGCTGGCCGGCGTGGCGGGAGCGCTGATGGCCCAGCACGTGGCCCTCCACCAGTCCGCGCGTGAGCGCGTCGGCTGGGATGACGCCGTGACTGCGGAAGAGGCCGTGCGGGTCGAGGTGGTGCTGGACGCCCCACCCCAGGCCACCGGGTCGCCCTTCGGACCGCGGTGGGGCGCCCCGGCCACGGCCACGCGGTTCGGCCACCCCTCTCGAGCGTTCGAGCGGCCCGAGGCGGTCCGCCTCACGGGGGAGGGGGAGCCGCCCCTCGGGCTCGGCACGGCGGACGGCGGTGTCGCGGCGGGCGGGAAGGCCTGTGTCGTGGCCGCTCCCCGGCGCGAGGGGGACACGGTGTTCCTCACCGCACGCGCGGCACCGATCCCGGGGCCCTGTCCGGCACAGGGAGGAGCAGCACTCCCGCCGGACGTGGCGGGACCCTCCGGGCGTGAGGTGCTGCGCTCGGCGTTCCGGGCCGCGGCCTCTCCCCTGATCGGCACGGCGCCCCAGCTGATCCCCGGGCTCGTGCTGGGGGACCGCACGGCCCAGAGCCCGGAGCTCGGGGACGCCATGAAGGATGCCGGGCTGAGCCACCTCAGCGCCGTCTCCGGGGCGAACTGCGCGCTGCTCCTGGGCACGGTCGCCGTGGTCCTGCGCTCGCTGCGCGTGCACCGGCACGCGGTGGTGGCCGCGGCGCTGGCCACGCTCGGGGTGTTCGTGGTCGTCGTCGGACCGGAGCCCTCCGTGCTCCGGGCGGCTGTGATGGGCGGGCTGGGGGCGCTGGCCCTCTTCCTCGGCCGCGGCCGGCAGGCGTTCTCCCTGCTCGCGGTGGGCGGCACCGGGCTGCTCGTGGTCGCGCCGACTCTCGCGACGGAGGTCGCGTTCCACCTCTCCCTGGCCGCGACGGCGGGGATCGTGCTCGTCGCCGCCCCCGCGGACCGGTGGCTGCATCCGCGGATGGCGCGCGTGCTGCCCGACTCCGCCGCGCGCTGGCTCTCCGCGTCCCTGTCCGTCACCGTGGCTGCCCACCTCGCGTGTCAGCCGATCCTCCTGGCCATGACCGGCACGGTGAGTGCCTACGCCGTGCTCACCAACATCGTGGCCGCCCCCGCGGTCGCACCGGTGACCGTCCTCGGCACGCTCGCCGCCGCGCTGGTCCTGCCCGCCCCGCCGATCGCGGCCGCCCTCGTCTGGATCGCGCAGTGGCCGGCCGCGGCCATCGGCTGGACCGCGACCACGGCCGCCACGCTGCCGGGCGCCCTGCGGCCATGGCCGGGCGGCGGCCTCGGGTTCGCCCTCGGCGCCCTCCTCACGGTCGCCACGCTCGCGGGCTTCCGTGCGGTCCTGGTGCTGGAACGGGAGTCGCCTCCCCGCGTGCGGCGCGTGGGTCGCTCGGCGCCGGACCGCGTCCGGCGGGTGTCCGCCGCCGCGGTCCTGACGGCCGCGCTGATCGCCGCGGCCACGGGCGGCGTGGGCGCGGTGCTGACCCCCCGACCGGCCGGCGACGTCCCCGCGGGCTGGGTCGCGGCGTTCTGCGACGTGGGGCAGGGGGACATGACGGTCCTCCGCACGGGCGTGGACTCTGCCCTCGCCGTCGACGTCGGCCCGGATCCCGACGCCGCCCGACGATGCCTCGCGGACCTGCGCGTGGAGAGGGTGGACGCGGTGCTGCTCACCCACCTCCACGCCGATCATGCCGGAGGGCTGGCCGGGCTCACGGGGCCGCTCGCCCCTGGCGCGGTCCACTACGCCACCCGCTCGGCCGGCAGCTCGCCGCTCGGCGACCCCGCCGCGGGCACACCCCTCGAACGAGGGAGGAGCCGCGCCAGCACGGGGGAGGACCCCGCGATGCCGCCGCCCTCCGGAGCGACGCCGCTCCACACGGGCCAGGAGGGGGAGAGCGGATCGGTGCGGTGGAGCGTCCTCCTCGCCGATCGCGCCGCGCCCGAGGAGAACGACGCCTCCGCACAGCTCCTGCTCACTGTGCGCGGCGCCGTGGGCCCGCTGACCGTGCTCGTCACGGGTGACATGGAGCAGGCGGCGAGCGCCGCCTGGGCGGCCGGACTGCGCTCGGACGCACCCCCGCCGCCCTCCGCGGACGTGCTGAAGGTGGCCCACCACGGTGCGCGCAACGGCGGCACGGACGTCCCCGCGGCGGTCCGCGCCCGGCTCCAGGTCGTCTCGGTGGGCGCAGAGAACACGTACGGACACCCCCACCCCGCCACCGTGGCCGCCCTCGAGCGGCTCGGCCCGGTGGCCCGCACCGACCGGCACGGCACCCTCGCGCTCACCCTGGAGTCGGGCTCGGACGGGGATCCCGGGATCGCCGTGCACACCGTCCGCCCTCCCGCCGTCCCCGTCTCCACACCCTAG
- a CDS encoding ComEA family DNA-binding protein, with product MHTRAPDVPSEQPGPVHGQDPRGCGPGEDWEAVPPRPPIVRWRAAGTAALVLLVAAIAWWAVTWLTAPAPPAPASAAASVASVSGVPAPPSGDAAGAAPGASVPDPGPGATVRPAGEAPGASSGTPSGGSSGDSGGAGEGSAPAEVRVHVVGEVRRPGVVTLAAGSRVTDAIRAAGGAASQARTERINLAATLSDGQQVLVPSARTPDAELAAAAGGGAPPAGSAAPSGRAGAAVAGPGSSGAQSPDGAGAVPVDLNTADAAALETLPGVGPATAEKIIAHRDTVGPFGGLQDLDAVPGIGPAALARLRDHVSW from the coding sequence ATGCACACGCGAGCCCCGGACGTCCCCTCCGAGCAGCCCGGCCCCGTCCACGGTCAGGACCCCCGCGGTTGCGGCCCCGGTGAGGACTGGGAGGCCGTCCCGCCGCGCCCCCCGATCGTCCGGTGGCGCGCCGCAGGCACGGCCGCGCTCGTGCTGCTGGTGGCGGCCATCGCGTGGTGGGCCGTGACCTGGTTGACCGCCCCGGCTCCACCCGCCCCGGCCTCCGCGGCGGCATCGGTCGCGTCCGTGTCGGGTGTCCCGGCGCCGCCCTCGGGCGATGCCGCCGGCGCGGCCCCGGGCGCGAGCGTCCCGGATCCTGGCCCCGGGGCGACCGTGAGGCCGGCCGGAGAGGCCCCCGGCGCGTCCTCGGGGACACCGTCCGGCGGTTCTTCCGGGGACTCCGGGGGCGCGGGCGAAGGCTCCGCACCGGCGGAGGTGCGCGTGCACGTGGTGGGCGAGGTCCGTCGGCCCGGCGTCGTGACCCTGGCGGCCGGGTCCCGGGTCACGGACGCGATCCGGGCCGCCGGCGGGGCCGCGTCCCAGGCGCGCACCGAGCGGATCAACCTCGCTGCGACGCTCTCGGACGGCCAGCAGGTCCTGGTCCCGTCCGCTCGCACGCCGGACGCAGAGCTGGCCGCGGCGGCCGGGGGTGGGGCGCCGCCAGCGGGGTCGGCGGCTCCCAGCGGGCGAGCGGGGGCCGCGGTGGCGGGGCCCGGCAGCTCGGGGGCGCAGTCTCCCGACGGTGCGGGCGCGGTGCCGGTGGACCTGAACACGGCCGACGCGGCCGCCCTCGAGACGCTCCCGGGCGTGGGTCCGGCGACGGCGGAGAAGATCATCGCGCACCGGGACACGGTGGGCCCGTTCGGCGGGCTGCAGGACCTGGACGCGGTGCCCGGGATCGGCCCGGCCGCCCTCGCGCGGCTGCGTGACCACGTGAGCTGGTGA
- a CDS encoding DegV family protein: protein MATLDQWRDDVLERLRARRPHLVGRARYGLKPPRRDRTAIVTDSAAALPPALLAHPLAAGIRQVTLPVMVGEQIHTEGTEDLRFELPVALASGTPVKTSRPSPGAFRAVYADLAQAGYARVLSLHLSSRLSGTVEAARLAAADAPRPVTVLDSGTAGFALGLTVLDAAIDAGVGLPVEQITARAEATAQAGAVLFSVPSLEQLRRGGRIGAVASLLGTLLHVRPVLALDDGAVTLVDRPRSAARAMDRIVELALERAAGTPSRIVVHGFGDPAGSEELVARLQPHSATPVPVVELPAVLAAHLGLGALGVVVTPLEVEVD, encoded by the coding sequence ATGGCGACGCTGGACCAGTGGCGCGACGACGTCCTGGAGCGCCTGCGCGCCCGCCGACCCCACCTGGTGGGCCGGGCCCGCTACGGGCTGAAGCCGCCCCGGCGGGACCGGACCGCGATCGTGACCGACTCCGCCGCGGCCCTGCCGCCGGCCCTGCTCGCCCACCCCCTGGCGGCGGGCATCCGCCAGGTCACCCTCCCCGTGATGGTGGGGGAGCAGATCCACACGGAGGGGACGGAGGACCTGCGGTTCGAGCTGCCCGTCGCCCTCGCCTCCGGCACCCCCGTGAAGACCTCCCGGCCGTCTCCGGGGGCGTTCCGGGCCGTCTACGCCGACCTCGCGCAGGCCGGGTATGCGCGGGTGCTCTCCCTGCACCTCTCGAGCCGGCTCTCCGGCACCGTGGAGGCGGCACGGCTCGCCGCGGCGGACGCCCCGCGCCCCGTCACGGTCCTCGACTCGGGCACGGCCGGCTTCGCGCTCGGCCTCACGGTGCTGGACGCGGCGATCGACGCCGGCGTGGGGCTGCCGGTGGAGCAGATCACCGCGCGGGCGGAGGCCACCGCACAGGCGGGCGCCGTGCTGTTCTCCGTGCCGAGCCTCGAACAGCTGCGCCGCGGCGGCCGGATCGGCGCCGTGGCCTCCCTGCTGGGCACCCTGCTCCACGTGCGCCCCGTGCTGGCCCTCGACGACGGCGCGGTCACCCTGGTGGACCGCCCGCGCTCGGCGGCCCGCGCGATGGACCGGATCGTCGAGCTCGCCCTGGAGCGTGCCGCCGGGACGCCGAGCCGGATCGTGGTGCACGGCTTCGGCGACCCGGCGGGGAGCGAGGAGCTGGTGGCGCGCCTGCAGCCGCACTCGGCCACGCCCGTTCCCGTCGTCGAGCTGCCGGCGGTCCTCGCCGCGCACCTGGGACTCGGCGCGCTGGGCGTGGTGGTGACCCCGCTCGAGGTGGAGGTCGACTGA
- the leuS gene encoding leucine--tRNA ligase, translating to MSQTSETPAPATPEVPADAEYSFREVEARWAGYWEQAGTFTPREDGAERRTVVDMFPYPSGDLHMGHAEAFAMGDVVARYWLQRGYDVLHPIGWDSFGLPAENAAIKRDAHPAAWTYANIETQKRSFQRYGIAVDWTRELHTSDPEYYRWTQWLFQQLHKEGLAYRKHSPVNWCPKDQTVLANEQVVDGTCERCGTEVTKRTLNQWYFRITRFADALLDDMDQLTGHWPERVLAMQRNWIGRSEGAHVDFQVEDGPSVTVFTTRPDTLFGATFMVVAADAPLALELVSDDARADLEAYREDLKKVSDIDRQATDRPKTGVFLGRHAVNPLTGERLPVWASDYVLADYGTGAIMAVPAHDQRDLDFARAMGLPVRAVVDTGEEDPAVSGVATTGEGVLVNSGELDGLDKTAAIARAIEVVEAKGTGRGTTTYRLRDWLLSRQRFWGTPIPVIHCADCGEVLVPEDQLPVTLPTDLKGEQLAPKGQSPLASAEDWVNVDCPRCGGPAKRDTDTMDTFVDSSWYFLRYASPWDETQVFDPQAVRDWLPVDQYVGGVEHAILHLLYARFFTKALHGMGLVPFTEPFRALLNQGQVLNGGKAMSKSLGNGVDLGQQLDEFGVDAVRLTMVFASPPEDDVDWADVAPGAAGKFLARAWRLARDVREAGPAAGAAEGGSAALRRVTHRTVHEAAQLLDDGKFNVVIARTMELVNATRKEIDNGAGAADPAVREAAEAVAKLLSLVAPYAAEDMWVLLGHEPSVVRSGWPEVDESLLVEDAVTAVVQVKGKVRDSFEVPADITAEELEARARTSEKVMAFIGDAQIVKAIVREPKLVNLVIR from the coding sequence GTGAGCCAGACCTCCGAGACCCCCGCCCCCGCCACTCCCGAGGTCCCCGCGGACGCGGAGTACTCGTTCCGCGAGGTGGAGGCGCGCTGGGCCGGGTACTGGGAGCAGGCGGGCACGTTCACCCCGCGGGAGGACGGCGCCGAGCGGCGCACCGTGGTGGACATGTTCCCCTACCCCTCGGGCGATCTGCACATGGGCCACGCGGAGGCGTTCGCGATGGGCGACGTCGTGGCCCGCTACTGGCTGCAGCGCGGCTACGACGTGCTGCACCCCATCGGCTGGGACTCGTTCGGCCTCCCGGCCGAGAACGCGGCCATCAAGCGCGACGCGCACCCGGCCGCGTGGACCTATGCCAACATCGAGACCCAGAAGCGTTCGTTCCAGCGCTACGGGATCGCCGTGGACTGGACCCGCGAGCTGCACACCTCCGACCCCGAGTACTACCGCTGGACGCAGTGGCTCTTCCAGCAGCTCCACAAGGAGGGCCTCGCCTACCGCAAGCACTCGCCCGTCAACTGGTGCCCGAAGGACCAGACCGTGCTCGCCAACGAGCAGGTCGTGGACGGCACGTGCGAGCGCTGCGGCACCGAGGTCACCAAGCGCACGCTGAACCAGTGGTACTTCCGCATCACGCGGTTCGCGGACGCGCTCCTGGACGACATGGACCAGCTCACCGGTCACTGGCCCGAGCGGGTCCTCGCGATGCAGCGCAACTGGATCGGCCGCTCCGAGGGCGCGCACGTGGACTTCCAGGTGGAGGACGGCCCCTCCGTCACCGTGTTCACCACCCGCCCGGACACCCTGTTCGGGGCCACCTTCATGGTGGTGGCCGCAGACGCCCCGCTGGCCCTCGAGCTCGTCTCCGACGACGCCCGGGCCGACCTCGAGGCCTACCGCGAGGACCTCAAGAAGGTCTCCGACATCGACCGCCAGGCCACGGACCGCCCCAAGACCGGCGTGTTCCTCGGCCGCCACGCGGTGAACCCGCTGACGGGGGAGCGCCTGCCCGTGTGGGCCTCGGACTACGTGCTCGCCGACTACGGCACCGGAGCGATCATGGCCGTGCCCGCCCACGACCAGCGCGACCTCGACTTCGCCCGCGCCATGGGCCTGCCGGTGCGCGCCGTCGTGGACACGGGCGAGGAGGACCCGGCCGTGTCCGGGGTGGCCACCACCGGCGAGGGCGTCCTGGTCAACTCCGGCGAGCTCGACGGCCTGGACAAGACGGCGGCCATCGCCCGCGCGATCGAGGTCGTCGAGGCCAAGGGCACCGGGCGCGGCACCACCACCTACCGCCTGCGCGACTGGCTGCTCTCCCGCCAGCGCTTCTGGGGCACCCCGATCCCCGTGATCCACTGCGCCGACTGCGGCGAGGTCCTCGTCCCCGAGGACCAGCTGCCCGTCACCCTGCCGACCGACCTCAAGGGTGAGCAGCTCGCGCCCAAGGGCCAGTCCCCGCTCGCCTCCGCCGAAGACTGGGTCAACGTGGACTGCCCGCGATGCGGCGGCCCGGCGAAGCGCGACACGGACACCATGGACACCTTCGTGGACTCGTCCTGGTACTTCCTGCGCTACGCCTCCCCGTGGGACGAGACGCAGGTGTTCGACCCCCAGGCGGTGCGCGACTGGCTGCCCGTGGACCAGTACGTGGGCGGCGTCGAGCACGCGATCCTGCACCTGCTCTACGCGCGCTTCTTCACGAAGGCGCTGCACGGCATGGGCCTCGTGCCGTTCACGGAGCCCTTCCGCGCCCTGCTCAACCAGGGCCAGGTGCTCAACGGCGGCAAGGCGATGTCCAAGTCCCTCGGCAACGGCGTGGACCTGGGACAGCAGCTCGACGAGTTCGGCGTGGACGCCGTCCGCCTCACCATGGTCTTCGCGTCTCCGCCGGAGGACGACGTGGACTGGGCCGACGTCGCCCCCGGCGCCGCGGGCAAGTTCCTCGCCCGTGCCTGGCGCCTGGCGCGGGACGTCCGCGAGGCGGGCCCGGCGGCGGGCGCCGCCGAGGGCGGCTCCGCGGCCCTGCGCCGCGTGACCCACCGGACGGTGCACGAGGCCGCCCAGCTGCTGGACGACGGCAAGTTCAACGTGGTGATCGCCAGGACCATGGAGCTCGTGAACGCCACCCGCAAGGAGATCGACAACGGGGCCGGCGCCGCGGATCCCGCGGTCCGCGAGGCCGCCGAGGCCGTCGCCAAGCTGCTCTCGCTCGTCGCGCCCTACGCGGCCGAGGACATGTGGGTGCTGCTGGGCCACGAGCCCTCGGTGGTGCGCTCCGGCTGGCCCGAGGTCGACGAGTCCCTCCTCGTGGAGGACGCGGTCACCGCCGTCGTGCAGGTCAAGGGCAAGGTGCGCGACAGCTTCGAGGTGCCCGCGGACATCACCGCCGAGGAGCTCGAGGCGCGCGCCCGGACGTCCGAGAAGGTCATGGCGTTCATCGGGGACGCCCAGATCGTCAAGGCGATCGTCCGCGAGCCCAAGCTCGTGAACCTCGTCATCCGCTGA
- a CDS encoding alkaline phosphatase PhoX — MAQQIPLPIKAWGRAVWEGAEIGADLSSAYLTEDTKGGLFYRWTAPQGVTLRPGIATQLGEGGADRQAQTTDLRQQFPGATTHRKIEGVWSDDAGEGLWFTHSIVKDGEHPEAVANQGMIMYYSFAEQTMTLKESWAVGSDFDAPDNITVSPWGGVVIAEDGSDPNYLAAFTERAGSSALAKDIAERGEWAGPCFGGGRALFANIQSDCTHMITGPMAKQLHR; from the coding sequence GTGGCCCAGCAGATCCCGCTGCCCATCAAAGCCTGGGGCCGCGCCGTGTGGGAGGGTGCCGAGATCGGCGCCGACCTCTCGAGCGCCTACCTCACCGAGGACACCAAGGGCGGCCTGTTCTACCGCTGGACCGCACCGCAGGGCGTCACCCTGCGTCCGGGCATCGCCACCCAGCTGGGCGAGGGCGGCGCCGACCGCCAGGCGCAGACCACCGACCTGCGCCAGCAGTTCCCGGGCGCGACCACCCACCGCAAGATCGAGGGCGTCTGGAGCGACGACGCCGGCGAGGGCCTGTGGTTCACCCACTCCATCGTCAAGGACGGCGAGCACCCCGAGGCCGTCGCCAACCAGGGCATGATCATGTACTACTCCTTCGCGGAGCAGACCATGACCCTCAAGGAGTCCTGGGCCGTGGGCAGTGACTTCGACGCCCCGGACAACATCACCGTCTCCCCGTGGGGCGGCGTCGTGATCGCCGAGGACGGCTCGGACCCGAACTACCTCGCCGCGTTCACCGAGCGTGCCGGCTCCTCGGCCCTGGCCAAGGACATCGCCGAGCGCGGCGAGTGGGCCGGTCCCTGCTTCGGCGGCGGTCGCGCCCTGTTCGCGAACATCCAGAGCGACTGCACCCACATGATCACCGGCCCGATGGCCAAGCAGCTCCACCGCTGA
- a CDS encoding alpha/beta hydrolase: MKQNDDAGSGAPVPPGHRVRLWDRVRIPRPDDGPGSLTGCPARIPRRREVTVPDPVAGSGVDVAVWEYAPVGPADGSRGVDPDAAPRLVFVHGFRGDHHGLALIADALPEFAISSIDLPGFGASEAFPAAEHSVAHHADAVAAVVHALALAEPPLLVAHSYGSIVASHLVARDPSAWHRLVLLNPIAEPALDASGSWTAAAAATVAQGYYEVAARLPERAGRALLGAAPVVWATTVVMSRTTDRRVLAYTHDQHRRYFSLFASRRMLSESYRASTTSTALDAAAGLALPVVLVAGAEDPLGSVAAQERLAAAIAAAGGTADLQVLPGVGHLLHYERPLACARLIREAAHPR; encoded by the coding sequence GTGAAGCAGAACGACGACGCCGGCAGCGGCGCCCCCGTGCCGCCCGGGCACCGGGTGAGACTCTGGGACCGGGTCCGGATCCCGCGCCCGGACGACGGGCCTGGCTCGCTGACCGGATGCCCCGCGCGGATCCCCCGACGGCGCGAGGTGACCGTCCCCGACCCCGTGGCCGGGTCCGGCGTCGACGTGGCGGTGTGGGAGTACGCACCGGTGGGCCCGGCGGACGGGTCCAGGGGCGTCGATCCCGATGCCGCCCCCCGCCTGGTCTTCGTGCACGGATTCCGCGGTGACCACCACGGGCTCGCGCTCATCGCCGACGCGCTGCCCGAGTTCGCGATCTCCTCGATCGATCTGCCCGGCTTCGGCGCGTCCGAGGCCTTCCCCGCGGCCGAGCACTCGGTGGCGCACCACGCGGATGCGGTGGCCGCCGTCGTCCACGCGCTGGCGCTCGCGGAGCCTCCCCTGCTCGTCGCCCACTCGTACGGGTCGATCGTCGCGTCCCACCTCGTGGCCCGGGACCCCTCCGCGTGGCACCGGCTCGTGCTGCTCAACCCGATCGCCGAGCCCGCCCTGGACGCGTCGGGGTCGTGGACGGCGGCGGCGGCGGCCACCGTCGCGCAGGGGTACTACGAGGTCGCGGCGCGTCTGCCCGAGCGCGCCGGGCGCGCCCTGCTGGGCGCGGCGCCCGTGGTGTGGGCCACCACCGTCGTCATGAGTCGAACCACGGACAGGCGCGTCCTGGCCTACACCCATGATCAGCACCGCCGGTACTTCTCCCTCTTCGCCTCACGGCGCATGCTCTCCGAGTCCTACCGGGCCTCCACGACGTCCACGGCCCTCGACGCCGCCGCGGGGCTCGCGCTGCCCGTGGTCCTCGTGGCGGGTGCCGAGGATCCGCTGGGATCCGTGGCCGCACAGGAGCGCCTCGCCGCCGCGATCGCCGCGGCGGGAGGGACGGCCGACCTGCAGGTGCTGCCCGGCGTGGGCCACCTGCTGCACTACGAGCGGCCGCTCGCGTGCGCGAGGCTCATCCGGGAGGCCGCGCACCCGAGGTGA
- a CDS encoding primosomal protein N' — MARVLLDTPVPHLDREFDYLVPAELDARAVPGSRVGVRFGGREMTGWLVSREAEPVTGAQLTALTSVLTAVPPLTEEVLAVARAVAARQAGIVTDVLRAAVPPRVVQVEKEILAARTAEPTADHPVARVETPDDDAPGGDGAPAAAEPTVWESLQGGAAFVAAACAGDGVRAAAAVPSRVGEWDEAEALAALARTVAASGGSVLLLVPDHRDLDRLCAALDRAVGGEAYARIGSEDGNTPRYRAHLHSLEGTVRIVAGTRAAAWAPLKDLRLVVMWDDGDDAYAEPRSPYFHVREVVLERARASGCALLFAGPSRSVPVQRLVEAGWLLHLGPGRELQRAIGPRVVATADAWESARDPFARRARLPHAAWAAAREALTGARPGPVLVQVARAGFIPALVCERCRTPARCRECSGPLAFRDRHAAERGELACRWCGTRERAFRCTECGGTHVRAGARGVDRTADELGRSFPGVPVHASSGQHRLGSVADAPAVVVATVGAEPTAPGGYAAALLLDGDAQLQREGLDVPSRVLARWLAAACLVRPASEGGTVVVTAEHDGVVGALVRRDPAGFASHQVAERRELRLPPAGRLAEVTGDAAAVKEYLGLVEAARRERRRVGPDAEPSLDLEPGARPGDAAPLPWIGPVPDPVDETQHRALLLFPYAAADETVAVLRTARSAASARREQKAVRVRLDPPGVL, encoded by the coding sequence GTGGCCCGCGTCCTGCTGGACACGCCCGTCCCGCACCTGGACCGAGAGTTCGACTACCTCGTCCCGGCCGAGCTCGACGCGCGGGCCGTGCCCGGCTCCCGGGTCGGCGTGCGCTTCGGCGGCCGGGAGATGACCGGCTGGCTCGTCTCCCGGGAGGCCGAGCCGGTCACGGGGGCCCAACTGACGGCGCTCACCTCCGTGCTCACGGCGGTCCCGCCGTTGACAGAGGAGGTCCTCGCGGTGGCGCGGGCCGTGGCCGCCCGGCAGGCGGGCATCGTCACGGACGTGCTGCGCGCGGCGGTGCCCCCGCGGGTCGTGCAGGTCGAGAAGGAGATCCTCGCGGCACGCACGGCGGAGCCGACGGCGGACCACCCGGTCGCCCGGGTCGAGACCCCTGACGACGACGCCCCGGGCGGTGACGGCGCCCCGGCGGCGGCCGAGCCCACCGTCTGGGAGTCGCTCCAGGGCGGCGCCGCCTTCGTCGCCGCCGCGTGCGCGGGGGACGGGGTCCGGGCCGCCGCCGCCGTCCCGAGCCGCGTGGGGGAGTGGGACGAGGCCGAGGCCCTCGCCGCGCTGGCCCGCACCGTGGCGGCCTCCGGCGGGAGCGTCCTGCTGCTGGTGCCCGACCACCGCGACCTCGACCGGCTGTGTGCCGCCCTCGACCGCGCCGTGGGCGGGGAGGCCTACGCCCGCATCGGCTCCGAGGACGGGAACACCCCGCGGTACCGTGCGCACCTGCACTCCCTCGAGGGCACCGTGCGGATCGTCGCGGGCACACGCGCCGCCGCCTGGGCGCCGCTGAAGGATCTCCGACTGGTGGTGATGTGGGACGACGGCGACGACGCCTACGCCGAGCCGCGCAGCCCCTACTTCCACGTGCGCGAGGTCGTGCTCGAGCGCGCCCGGGCCTCAGGCTGCGCGCTCCTCTTCGCCGGCCCCTCTCGCTCTGTGCCGGTCCAGCGCCTCGTGGAGGCCGGCTGGCTGCTGCACCTCGGTCCCGGCCGCGAGCTCCAGCGGGCGATCGGCCCGCGCGTGGTCGCCACCGCGGACGCGTGGGAGAGCGCGCGCGACCCGTTCGCCCGGCGCGCCCGCCTTCCGCACGCCGCGTGGGCCGCCGCGCGCGAGGCCCTGACCGGTGCCCGTCCCGGGCCGGTGCTCGTCCAGGTGGCCCGCGCCGGGTTCATCCCCGCGCTCGTCTGCGAGCGGTGCCGCACCCCCGCCCGGTGCCGGGAGTGCTCCGGCCCGCTCGCGTTCCGCGACCGGCACGCCGCCGAACGCGGTGAGCTCGCGTGCCGCTGGTGCGGCACCCGCGAGCGGGCGTTCCGCTGCACCGAGTGCGGGGGCACGCACGTCCGCGCCGGCGCGCGCGGTGTGGACCGGACCGCCGACGAGCTCGGCCGCTCCTTCCCCGGAGTCCCCGTCCACGCCTCCTCCGGCCAGCACCGCCTCGGCTCCGTGGCGGACGCGCCGGCCGTCGTCGTGGCCACCGTGGGTGCCGAGCCCACCGCTCCCGGCGGCTACGCGGCGGCGCTGCTCCTCGATGGCGACGCCCAGCTCCAGCGCGAGGGGCTCGACGTGCCCTCTCGGGTGCTCGCCCGCTGGCTGGCGGCGGCGTGCCTGGTCCGCCCGGCGTCCGAAGGGGGCACCGTGGTGGTGACCGCCGAGCACGACGGGGTCGTCGGCGCCCTCGTGCGGCGCGATCCCGCGGGCTTCGCGAGCCACCAGGTCGCGGAGCGTCGGGAGCTGCGCCTGCCGCCCGCCGGGCGGCTCGCCGAGGTGACGGGGGACGCCGCCGCCGTGAAGGAGTACCTGGGCCTGGTCGAGGCCGCTCGACGCGAGAGGCGGCGGGTGGGGCCCGACGCCGAGCCCTCCCTCGACCTCGAGCCGGGCGCCCGTCCCGGCGACGCGGCCCCGCTGCCGTGGATCGGCCCTGTGCCGGACCCTGTGGACGAGACCCAGCACCGCGCGCTGCTCCTCTTCCCCTACGCCGCCGCGGACGAGACGGTCGCGGTGCTGCGCACGGCCCGCTCCGCGGCGAGCGCGCGCCGCGAGCAGAAGGCCGTGCGCGTGCGGCTGGACCCGCCGGGGGTGCTCTAG